The sequence below is a genomic window from Emys orbicularis isolate rEmyOrb1 chromosome 25, rEmyOrb1.hap1, whole genome shotgun sequence.
TGTATTCCAGCAGaggccagccctgcacagctAGGGAGAGCAACATTTCTCTAAGCAGCTCGGAGGAGCGAAATCCCCCCATGAGGAATGATTTTGATTTCAGTGCCAACCCCGCAGAAGGCAGCCATGAGCCTCGCAGAGCACGAGTGAAGTCTCCCCCTCAGCCCGCAGCTTCAAGCCACCAGGGCGGAGCCTTTTAAGCAGCTCTGATCTTTGCCAAGAGACAAGCTTGTCAGGTGCTTTGGCCGTAGGGGAGTTTGTCCCACTCCCCCCATCCAAGTCGTAACTGCTCACAGCAGCCAGAACAGGCATGTGACCCTGCTGGACAGAAAACCGAGACAGCAAAGCTGCGTTTAAGCCCACAGGAGAACGCGCTGCCCTGCTCGCCATGGCACGTTAACGTAAGCACTGCCACGTAGGCCCAGGGTCGACTTCCGTAAGCAGCCAGCGCTGGAGGTGGGACCCCCAAGAACACGAGAGGGGGTCCCACATCTCCCACATCTGAGGAGctgctcgaaagcttctctctcacctgcAGTTGGGCCAATACAAGGTATCACCCTCCCCTACTGTGCGCCCCTAGCACACGTTCATGTGGTAGCCTGCACCCGAGATCCTCAGCGCTTTCCAGATCTCCGCTTCCCCCTGGGAGGCTGGTCACCACCAGGGCCCAGAGAAGGGAGACAGCCTTGTtatggggcagggccaggaagaGAGTCCGGGACCCCACCGATGCTTCAGCCACTGTGCCCTTGCCCTGTGCAGCattatccggggggggggggggggggggggcggggagggtgtcTTATTGACAGTGTGTAACCTGGAGAACATTAACCAACAGCAAAAGGGCTGGAGCATTGGGTGTGAGCTCAGCACAGTCCCTGTACTACTCTGCCCGGGGCACATGAAGGCAGAGTACTTCTGAGAGTAACAGCCCCCTTCCATGCAGGCTACACGAAGGAACAATCCCAGGCCCCTTTGTTCGGAGACAGCCGGACCAATGGAAAACCACCCCCCAAGACCAGTCCGGGTAGCGGCTGGGCCAAGTGGGGGGCGGATGCAGTTCTCTCCCTAGATCCAAAGGGGATGGATCTGAGCGAGCTTCTGGGCCGAACAGCACCATGGCTTTCCAAGCATCGCCCTcaccagcagcctctgctctTGAGCGACCGGCAGAGAGGTGGGAAGTATCCACACGGCTGCAGGGGAGCCCGAGGGCTCAAAGCACAGTTAGCCAGCCAGGGGGACACGTTGCTAGGTCTCTGCAGGACaattcccctctcctctccctgctggagAAGGGGTCAAGCGCCATCAATTGGTTCGGTAACAGGATCCTGGAGCCCTTCACCTCTAGGTTGAACCTGATCGgttctggcaaaactcccaccgaGCCATGGCTGGCCAGTGGCCTGGAGTGAGCTCAGGGAAGGTCTCCGTTCAGAACCCACAGCACCTGCTTCCCAATAGCAGCGGGCCCCACATGCTCTACGTGGTCTGCGGCCTGATGCTGTTCTCCTCCAGGGCTGGTTTTTTCATCTGCGCTACAGTTAGTTCGTTAAGAAAGTTGTGGCCGCTGGGGATCAAGGAGATGTGACCCCCTCCTACCCGCTGGGCACATAGAGGCAGAGCCCATCTCTGTCACCCGCCCAAGACTGCACAAATGTGCCCATTCAACGCAGTGCCAAGCcgtcacccccccacccccatcccttcccacagcAGAAGGGGCACCATGCCGCAGCTCCAAAGGCACGGCTGGAAGCAGTCTCTGCTCTGTGCTTCACCTGGCCCTGCATCAGTACCTACGCTGGGGACATTGTTCAAGTCCTGCACCCCGTTCTCCGGAGGCCTAGTCCCCTCCCCACAGGCTGCTGCGGGGGGCTTGCCTTTCCAACAGAACAGCAAGGCAAGGCAGTCAATCGAAGGCCAGGGCAGTCCAACCCACAGAGGAGGGTCCTGTATGCTCGAGCCTGCACGCGCCCCTGCTCCGGCTCATTGCCGGGCACGAGGCTGCAGGCAAACAAACCCACCACTGCAGACACTTTTGATGGTTAAAAAAATTTTGGGTTTTATTGTTTTGCTAAACAATACtaaaaaaatttcctttttttttttttttttttaaaggcagggcttgaattatttaattttgatccatttatttaaaaaaaaggggaagggggaagatcatggcaaaaaaaaatgaTAATAATAAGAGACACTCCTGTAGCTTAGCCGCACCCCTGCCTAGCTTGGGAGGAAGCCAGTTTCACAGGCTCCATAATCTAGCTTGCCGCAGAGCCGATGGCTGCAGTCACCCATGCAGCGTGGATCACCGCGTGACTGACCCCAGCTGGGTCGGGTACAGGACAGGGGAAGGGTTGGGTTTGACAGAAGCCCGCGTGCTCTCTTAGCAAACGGAGCACAGTGCAGCACTGCTGGGCCAGACCCCAGAGCTCTCTGCACGGGCACTCGGACGTATACAAACCGTGTCCCAGCTTGTAAGGATCCCAGGCGCACGCACGTCTGGAGCGGAAACGGGCTGCTATCCAAGATCATTTGGATAATTTTAACCTTGAAAAAGACAGAAGCCTACACACGATCTAACACGCACGGTATTCGGTGGCGTGAGCCAACGCGACGCAAGAGAAAGCCACCGTGTCGCCGGATCTGCCAGCCCACCGCGGACGAGAGACGGCTGTGCGGTACCGGCCcgtgggaggcagggaggagtAAGTTAGCAGCACCATCCTGTGTTATTCCTAGCGCCTGTGTCTTCCCAGAGCGGGCCAACTGGCCTTCAGCACAGGACAGTAAGAAAGCAGTCAGAAGAGGTTTACGATTTAGGGAGCACCACCACCTCCTGGGGCTCTCCTGCCCTCCCAAATCCCCAGTCTCAACGGGTGTGAATTCTCCCGAATGTCACACGCAAAGCCACCAACTCTGCCAGGGCTGATTAGGGGTGGGGAGGgttgtttgctttttctttttttgccatgATCCCGGTGAAGAGAACTGCTAGAAgcagaaaatatttaaagaacattttaatatatatattcatatatatatttaaagataagAAAAATAAGACTAATTCAAGCCTTGCCCTgtgcaaacaaaattaaaacgGGACCATGCCGGTGGCAGAAAGGCCCCGATTCAGTTAACACAGTcagattgttatttttatttttatcagggTGTTGGGGGAAGAGCAGATTCTCCTACgtcaaaggagggaggggagaatggtGGACCCCccctttacaaaaataaaagggggggggtgttgtgtgggGTGGCGGAAGAAGAAAGGAAGtcaaaaataaaactaacaaAGTCTGACTGTCCTAGGAGAAAACATGGCGGACAAAAAGAAAGGTTGTTAGTCAAGTAATGGATGATCTTTTAAAttattctctttttttgttttaaagtctaAAGTTTGGAAGTGGTGAGCTCCCCGTTAAAGAGCTCCCGGGAAATAAAATATAACCCtggccctcccccgccccggtcTCCTTTGAAGAAATCATGTCGGCTTCTGCTGGATCTTGGAAGAGTGCCCCTGGTGATcggaagggggcagggctcaggatgACAGGGTGGCGTCCTTCTGTGTTTGCTGTGCTTGTGAACCTTGCATTACCTTTTGGCTTTCCACATCTCTAAAATGTTTCTCAACCTGGCcaaggggaagagaaaaaaggaGAAGATGGCTCAACATTGCTGGGTTTTAACTGTACCATTTCACATGGCGTGCAAAAAGGGGTGATCGGGTCTCGTGGGTGCCACCAGACGGGGAGGGTGCAGGGCACATGCGCGAAAGTGGTCCCTGGTGACCAGAAGCAATCGTTGTGACCAGCATCGTGGGATTTGCAACAGCTGGGATGGGGATTATGGGCACATGCTCCATCTCCTCCAGCCTGGTGGATGGAGACGGCCAAACTCAATAGCTGCATTTGTCCTACACGTTGGTCTGCAAGGAGGCAGACTCAGGCACAGGCAGTATGGGATGGCAAGGCCAAGTCTTAGACTCTTCCCCAGAGAATGGTCTATGGGGCCTGGGGACGAGTGCCAGGGAGATCACATCTCCCCAGTGGATAAAACTTTAATATCAACCCTTAACTCCTTCCCCAGCCTGACTGCTCCGGCAGTAAAATCGGGACAGGGACCGGAGagcagagtccagccttggaagcGGCTTGGCTCCACAGTGAGGGGTTCCACAGGAAGTGGGTACAGGAGACACCAGGCCCCTTCAGTGAACCATAAGGAGACACCTTTTAAACTATTGCCTGCTTGATTCAAAACCCCACTGCAGGCACTGACGGGAACAGTAGTTGCAACTACTGTCGGCCATAATGCACCATTCCTCGTTGGGAGCAGACAGCGCGGAGCGGGGGAAAGGGGCCTTCCACAGGACCAtaatggggtcccacaggtaCCTACGTCAGGGGATTCACCCTCCCTCTACTCACTATTTTGCGTACGTGACTCAGGGCACTTCCCTCCTTGCCTTTACAGTTTTCCACTTGGTACGGAGGAGCGATAACGACGTCTTCCATCACCACTATGTTCTTCTCTTGCCATTTACAGTCTTTAATGCTGGGAGAGACAGAAACAGGGCAGGATTttactaatacacctctacccagacaaaaaaaatctcacccCATTATAGGtgagacagcgttatatcgaacttgctttggccccccctgttccttgttccctgactgccccctccagagaaccctgtccctaatcacccccaggaccccaccccctacccaacccccctgctccctgtcccctaactgctcccacccctatccacacaccccgccccctgacaggcactcaccggcagcggcgggaaaCGGAGCAacgtggccccagcccgctccactccgccacctcccagcTGCGGCGCTCTGCTTCACGCTGCCGGTGAATGTGGGtaggttggggaaaggatgccccccgtactcacctgcggcgggaagtggagcactggggctggaagttggtggagtagagcaggctggggacgggctgctccacttcctgccgccggcgagtgcggggaggttggggaaaggacgaccccagcactcacctgcggcgggaagtggagcgacgtggccccagcctgctccgcttttcttgccccagccccagccatgtcatgggggcgggggggaagagggagggagttggggaaaggtcccgcactcacctgcggcaggaagcggagcaacgtggccccagcccgcgccactccaccacctcccagccgcggcgctccgcttcccgccgccggtgagtacggggaggttggggaaaaggACGCCCCCCgtactcaccggcggcgggaagcggagtgcagcgggctggggccaggctgttcCGCTTccaccgctgccggtgagtgcggggggatccgttcccccaagccccctcccccgagcgacacggctggggccggggaagcAGAGTgggctgctcctggccccccgctaatccctcgggccactctgggactgcggggcccccaaaattgcccctccacagctcctgcctcctagaTCCTGGGGGGGagtccctgaccgcccccgagaccctctgctccttatccaacccctcagcccaggcccggcacccttaacacgctgctcagagcTTTACTGCGTTGTATgggaacccgtgttatatcgggtcgcgttatatcagggtagaggtgtactgccgTGCACTCACCCCATCCACTACTGCCCAGCAGCTCCAGAGCTCTAAGTCGCCCCCTCCCACCGCCAACCTCTCCTCTCATGTGGGTTTCAAAAGGGCCCTGTCAGTTCCCAACACTGGCTGTAGCAGCTCTGAAACCAGATCACTGCAGACAGGAGTGAGCCACTGCCCCGCCCCAATAAACCAGCCTTGGGGGCGTGGttgggccagcagccaggacatCACTGAAGGCACAGCCGGCACCTCCAGGGAAGGATTACGGGAAGTGGCGTCCTGATGAGAGATCCGTCTAGCGGCAAGAGGTGTACATCACTCAGAGCCGTTGTTGTGGGCTTGGAGTTACAACATCGCCTCTCAGTGACAAGTCGCTCTGCCGGGTTGAGATGCAAAGCCCTCCCGGAAGGGAGCACGTTCAGCGCGCGCTGAGGAACTGCAGATCTGATTGCGTTCCGAAGCGCGGGAGCTCTCCCATGTACCTGTAACACTAGACTGGGCTTTGGGGCTGGCACATCGGCGACTCAAACCCCTTGCACTGCAGCCCAATCGCTCACAAGGCCACAGGCTGCCAGGGTGAGGGTTGAAATGGCACAGCTCCAAGCCGTTAACAGCTCCAGCTGTAATTTAAGAAGGCTAGGCAGGGTTGAGACTCTCAGTCCCATGGGGCCATTTCCACCTACACTACATAGTGAGCGGACGTGCAGCCTAGAAGAGCAGTTGGCAGCTTGGCCAGTCCATCAGCAGCAGACCAGAGTCCATGGAAGGCCAGACAGCACACAGGGCAAAGGGAGAGGGCAGCAACCACGGACGTGGGGCCAGCCCAGAGGAGCCTGGAGGTCCTGTTACACGACTAGATGGAGACCACCAGCGAGAGGGAGGCTCTCCGAATCCATCCCGGGAAGAGTTACCCCGCCCGCTAGAGAACACAGGCGCATGCACGTACCCGAGGGTGAAGGAAACAACAAAGacctcccagccaccccccagcaGCCAACTTACGTCTTATGTATAGTCTGGAAAAGCTGCTGTCCCTCCAGAGAGACACCAGCACTAATTGCATACGCCTGGCTcatcttctcttccttctccgTCCGCGCTTTGTTGGcaagctggagggagggaaacaaaGACCCGGAGCGTTATTGATTTTTGACCACAAACAGCAGAGTCCCgagtgggagagagggagaggcaaAGAGAAATTAAGACTGGCCGGCCTGCATTTGACAGAGGTGAATCCTGCCGGTGAAACTGGTTGCATAAAGGCAACCagttacagaaataaaacctGGTACATGCCTTACTGAAGTAAACACAGGGGAAATTAAATGCAGCaacggcagggctccagcagaaAGACTTCAAGACCATGCTAGTGCAAGCAACAACGCTCTAGCCCAGAGTTCAGATAGCCACTGGGCTCCTGAGTGTTCCAAGTATAAAGctcacttagattgtaagttctctggggcagggaccgtctcctCTCATGTGGCTGGCACATCTGAAGCTCCATGCATTCCTCCCTGGATTCAGCCCCACTACAAATAGTTCTGACTAGTCAAAGGAGATGTAGTCCTAGTCTCATCGCTTACATTCTGTTTTACAGCTCAGCATTATCCACTCTGCCACTGCAGCCGTAAATCCAATCAGCTGCAGGCAGGGAGCTATAAACAAGCTTTAT
It includes:
- the LSM12 gene encoding protein LSM12; translation: MAAPGEYFSVGSQVSCRTCQEQRLQGEVVAFDYPSKMLALKCPSSSGKPNHADILLVNLQYVSEVEIINDRTETPPPLASLNVSKLANKARTEKEEKMSQAYAISAGVSLEGQQLFQTIHKTIKDCKWQEKNIVVMEDVVIAPPYQVENCKGKEGSALSHVRKIVEKHFRDVESQKVMQGSQAQQTQKDATLSS